In one Nicotiana tomentosiformis chromosome 6, ASM39032v3, whole genome shotgun sequence genomic region, the following are encoded:
- the LOC104110878 gene encoding histone H2AX-like: MSSTGETKSVAGRGKAKGSKKSVSRSQKAGLQFPVGRIARYLKKGRYAQRLGSGSPIYLSAVLEYLAAEVLELAGNAARDNKKTRIIPRHIQLAVRNDEELSKLLGKVTIANGGVLPKIHTNLLPKKNGKGKPEVGTQSQEF, translated from the exons ATGAGTTCTACAGGAGAAACAAAATCTGTAGCGGGTAGAGGAAAGGCCAAAGGTTCAAAAAAATCCGTCTCTAGATCTCAAAAAGCAGGTCTTCAATTTCCAGTTGGCCGTATTGCTCGTTATCTGAAAAAGGGTCGTTATGCTCAGCGTCTTGGCTCTGGTTCACCAATTTACCTCTCTGCTGTTCTTGAATATCTTGCTGCTGAG GTGTTAGAGCTTGCTGGAAATGCTGCTAGAGATAATAAGAAGACTAGGATAATTCCAAGGCATATACAGCTTGCGGTGAGGAATGACGAGGAACTCAGTAAGTTGTTGGGGAAGGTGACAATTGCTAACGGTGGAGTTTTGCCCAAAATTCATACAAATTTGCTGCCTAAGAAGAATGGAAAGGGGAAGCCAGAAGTCGGAACCCAATCACAGGAATTTTAG